A single window of Brevundimonas naejangsanensis DNA harbors:
- a CDS encoding OmpP1/FadL family transporter, with protein sequence MTPRNMARLGGLALTTALMTGVAAPALAGSFYLQEQSVRGAGRAFSGEAADRGVGSLWWNPASIARSGRELSVGLHAIKIDSEVRNTGSYVTYPGGVDVPVVNPRNTEVDPIESGLVPNFAFATPIGDRLALGVSVAAPYNFTTKYEQGSFARYDALTSELRSGDASLTLAYQVNDWLDVGAGLNAQYVKAKLTSAMPSVSPLLPDGSSSLEGDGWDFGWNVGAQVHKGPWDFGLSYRSKIEHELDGDIAIALTGPLAPNSVSTSGTASFNTPWFASASVRYAVNDKLTLNAQVNRIGWSEFQAITVEYPNGGDVIHQNYKDVTTGAIGLDYALSDKTTLRAGVGYDPTPTRDSLRTARIPDADRWLFSVGGSTEVTPGVTFDAGLTYIAFSDSTIRDDRAFYAGTPAAVTSHLRGEAEGSALVASIGARWAF encoded by the coding sequence ATGACCCCCAGGAACATGGCCCGCCTCGGCGGCCTGGCTCTGACCACCGCCCTGATGACGGGCGTGGCGGCCCCGGCCCTCGCCGGCTCCTTCTATCTGCAGGAACAGTCCGTGCGCGGCGCCGGCCGCGCCTTCTCCGGCGAGGCCGCCGATCGCGGCGTCGGCTCTCTGTGGTGGAATCCCGCCTCGATCGCGCGCAGCGGTCGCGAACTTTCCGTCGGCCTGCACGCCATCAAGATCGACTCAGAGGTGCGCAACACCGGTTCCTACGTCACCTATCCGGGCGGCGTGGACGTGCCGGTGGTCAACCCGCGCAACACCGAGGTTGATCCGATCGAAAGCGGCCTGGTCCCGAACTTCGCTTTCGCCACCCCGATCGGCGACCGCCTCGCCCTGGGCGTCTCGGTGGCGGCCCCGTACAACTTCACCACCAAGTACGAGCAGGGCTCCTTCGCGCGCTATGACGCCCTGACCTCGGAGCTGCGTTCGGGCGACGCCAGCCTGACCCTGGCCTATCAGGTCAACGACTGGCTGGACGTCGGCGCCGGGTTGAACGCCCAGTACGTCAAGGCCAAGCTGACCTCGGCCATGCCGTCGGTCTCGCCCCTGCTGCCGGACGGCTCCTCCTCGCTGGAAGGCGACGGCTGGGACTTCGGCTGGAATGTCGGCGCCCAGGTCCACAAGGGCCCGTGGGACTTCGGCCTGTCCTACCGCTCCAAGATCGAGCATGAGCTGGACGGGGATATCGCCATCGCCCTGACCGGCCCCCTGGCGCCCAACAGCGTCAGCACCAGCGGCACGGCCAGCTTCAACACCCCGTGGTTCGCCTCGGCCTCGGTGCGTTACGCCGTCAACGACAAGCTGACGCTGAACGCCCAGGTCAACCGCATCGGCTGGTCCGAGTTCCAGGCCATCACCGTCGAATATCCGAACGGCGGCGACGTCATCCATCAGAACTACAAGGACGTCACCACCGGCGCCATCGGCCTGGACTACGCCCTCAGCGACAAGACCACCCTGCGCGCCGGCGTCGGCTATGACCCGACCCCGACCCGCGACAGCCTGCGCACGGCCCGCATTCCGGACGCCGACCGCTGGCTGTTCTCGGTCGGCGGGTCGACCGAGGTGACGCCGGGCGTGACCTTCGATGCAGGCCTGACCTACATCGCCTTCAGCGACTCGACGATCCGCGACGACCGCGCCTTCTACGCCGGCACCCCGGCGGCCGTGACCTCGCACCTGCGCGGCGAGGCCGAAGGTTCGGCCCTGGTAGCCTCGATCGGCGCCCGCTGGGCCTTCTGA
- a CDS encoding siderophore-interacting protein, protein MSNALLRQPRRVRHELKFRRARVEAVEQLTPVLKRVVLTGDELEGFFSPGFDDHVKIFPAPRGEPLVLPTLGPDGPVFPDPRPVARDYTPRLFDAANRRLTIDFAVGHGGPATAWAEDAQPGDELGLGGPRGSFLVPTSFAEHLLVGDETAIPAIARRLEELPKSARAIACIEVNDASGELDLPSPADVEIVWVHRNGGPRGRAEALTAAAVAAAKRIDPADAYVWVACESSVARSMRAALLAARPFNPKWMKVAGYWRLGGVGSNDVIED, encoded by the coding sequence ATGAGCAACGCCCTGTTGCGACAACCGCGCCGCGTGCGCCATGAGCTGAAATTCCGCCGCGCCCGTGTCGAAGCCGTCGAGCAGCTGACCCCGGTCCTCAAGCGCGTCGTGTTGACCGGCGACGAACTGGAGGGCTTCTTCAGCCCCGGTTTCGACGACCACGTGAAGATCTTCCCCGCGCCGCGCGGCGAGCCGCTGGTGCTGCCGACGCTGGGGCCCGACGGGCCGGTGTTCCCGGACCCCCGGCCGGTGGCGCGCGACTACACTCCGCGCCTCTTCGACGCCGCCAATCGTCGGCTGACCATCGACTTCGCTGTCGGCCACGGCGGCCCGGCCACCGCCTGGGCCGAGGACGCGCAGCCCGGGGACGAGTTGGGCCTGGGCGGGCCGCGCGGGTCCTTCCTGGTCCCGACGAGCTTCGCCGAGCACCTGCTGGTCGGCGACGAGACGGCGATCCCCGCCATCGCCCGCCGTCTGGAGGAGCTGCCGAAAAGCGCGCGCGCCATCGCCTGCATCGAGGTCAACGATGCGTCCGGCGAACTGGACCTGCCCAGTCCGGCGGATGTCGAGATCGTCTGGGTCCATCGCAACGGCGGCCCGCGCGGCCGCGCCGAAGCGCTGACGGCGGCGGCGGTCGCGGCGGCGAAGCGGATCGACCCGGCCGACGCCTATGTCTGGGTCGCCTGCGAATCCTCGGTCGCCCGCTCGATGCGCGCGGCGCTGCTGGCCGCCCGGCCGTTCAACCCGAAATGGATGAAGGTCGCCGGCTACTGGCGGCTGGGCGGCGTCGGCTCGAACGATGTGATCGAGGACTGA
- a CDS encoding PadR family transcriptional regulator, translating to MGQHGPERGLGCGGYGRTMRPEARRTGEGRMRGEGHGRRGGGRMFEHGALRWVLLSLIADKPSHGYELIRAIEARVGGAYAPSPGVIYPSLALLEDMGAVNAVADGGKKRYAVTDEGRRLLVENAEALAHAERKMKALGGRADRPARIAQAIEAFRAATHDRLTQEPPLSEAQVEALADMIEAAAEKVRQA from the coding sequence ATGGGCCAGCACGGACCCGAGCGCGGCTTGGGTTGCGGCGGCTACGGCCGGACGATGCGCCCGGAAGCCCGGCGGACGGGCGAGGGCCGGATGCGCGGCGAGGGTCACGGACGACGCGGCGGCGGCCGCATGTTCGAACACGGCGCCCTGCGTTGGGTGCTGCTGTCGCTGATCGCGGACAAGCCCAGCCACGGTTATGAACTGATCAGGGCCATCGAGGCGCGAGTAGGCGGGGCCTATGCGCCCAGCCCCGGCGTCATCTATCCCAGCCTCGCGCTGCTGGAAGACATGGGCGCCGTGAACGCCGTCGCCGACGGCGGCAAGAAGCGCTACGCCGTCACCGACGAAGGCCGTCGCCTGCTGGTGGAAAACGCCGAGGCCCTGGCCCACGCCGAGCGCAAGATGAAGGCCTTGGGCGGCCGCGCCGACCGGCCGGCGCGCATCGCCCAGGCCATCGAGGCCTTCCGCGCCGCGACGCATGATCGCCTGACCCAGGAGCCGCCGCTCAGCGAAGCCCAGGTCGAGGCTCTGGCCGACATGATCGAAGCCGCAGCCGAAAAGGTGAGACAGGCATGA
- a CDS encoding dienelactone hydrolase family protein has translation MDTIAARWARLQPHVQIVGPDDDRPRPTVLLFHGCGGLRSHLPRYAEAAKAAGWRAAIIDSYGPRGWGRALTLTTVCTGVLFRGYERAGDVLAAIHGLSQRPDVEASQLALAGWSHGGWAIMEMMSETPAPRRLGVADPDAVALSGVKAVFLAYAYIGPWAFNRMKPWRHHPRVLALTAGRDHLTTVRNAERVNSMIRAGGAQVESWVADGTHAFDEPTNNGPMRHHPDLTEEALRRFGAFLQHRGSGQRGSILTSARIELAM, from the coding sequence ATGGACACCATCGCCGCCCGCTGGGCTCGGTTGCAGCCGCATGTGCAGATCGTCGGACCTGACGACGACCGCCCGCGCCCGACGGTCCTGCTGTTCCACGGTTGCGGCGGTCTGCGCAGCCATCTCCCGCGCTATGCCGAGGCGGCGAAAGCGGCCGGCTGGCGCGCCGCCATCATCGATTCCTATGGTCCGCGCGGCTGGGGCCGGGCGTTGACGCTGACCACGGTGTGCACCGGCGTGCTGTTCCGGGGATATGAGCGGGCCGGCGATGTCCTGGCCGCCATCCACGGCCTGTCGCAGCGGCCGGACGTGGAGGCTTCCCAACTGGCCCTGGCGGGCTGGAGCCACGGCGGATGGGCCATCATGGAGATGATGAGCGAGACGCCCGCCCCGCGCCGCCTAGGCGTCGCCGACCCGGACGCCGTCGCCCTGTCAGGGGTCAAGGCCGTGTTTCTGGCCTATGCCTATATCGGCCCGTGGGCCTTCAACCGGATGAAGCCGTGGCGCCATCACCCGCGCGTCCTGGCCCTGACGGCGGGGCGCGATCACCTGACGACGGTGCGCAACGCGGAACGGGTCAACTCCATGATCCGCGCGGGCGGGGCGCAGGTCGAAAGCTGGGTCGCAGACGGCACCCACGCCTTTGACGAACCGACCAACAACGGGCCGATGCGCCACCACCCCGACCTGACCGAGGAGGCCCTGCGCCGGTTCGGAGCCTTCCTGCAGCACCGCGGCTCAGGTCAGCGAGGCTCGATCCTGACCTCGGCGCGGATCGAGTTGGCGATGTAG
- a CDS encoding OsmC family protein translates to MSVHRATVEWRRGEQPFSDNKYGRGHDWRFDGGAVVRGSSAPSALLPPPLSDETAVDPEEALVAALSSCHMLFFLAYARKDGFIVDSYRDDAEGTLGQDERGRVSITEVTLRPSVIWSGDTSPDAAALAELHHRAHDSCYIANSIRAEVRIEPR, encoded by the coding sequence ATGAGCGTGCATCGGGCGACGGTCGAATGGCGCCGAGGCGAGCAGCCGTTCAGCGACAACAAATACGGTCGCGGCCATGACTGGCGCTTCGACGGCGGGGCCGTGGTGCGCGGTTCGTCCGCGCCCTCGGCCCTGTTGCCGCCGCCCCTGTCGGACGAGACGGCGGTCGATCCCGAGGAAGCCCTGGTCGCCGCCCTGTCCAGCTGCCACATGCTGTTCTTCCTGGCCTACGCCCGCAAGGACGGCTTCATCGTCGACAGCTATCGCGACGACGCCGAGGGAACGCTGGGCCAGGACGAGCGCGGCAGGGTGTCGATCACCGAGGTGACGCTGCGCCCCTCCGTCATCTGGTCAGGCGACACGTCGCCGGACGCGGCGGCCCTCGCCGAGCTGCACCATCGCGCCCACGACAGCTGCTACATCGCCAACTCGATCCGCGCCGAGGTCAGGATCGAGCCTCGCTGA
- a CDS encoding GNAT family N-acetyltransferase produces the protein MSHPLDRAVFNALTTRLSPFATPDSGAAAVRIDPEIGVFLAAADATPDSRRALTELDRRHPGGGLVEREDGPMVDVLPDGAVIAARVGLVQMTATALTPLGLEGPRLDDVIEVLDEADAPAMLALATLTRPGPFRSQTRKLGPFIGVKREGELVAMAGRRLRVDGFTELSGVCTHPDHRGQGYAAALSRAVVGEVLASGEAAFLHAFAEHEATIAFYRGLGFQARARMTYTLLGEAQEERT, from the coding sequence ATGAGCCATCCTCTTGATCGGGCGGTGTTCAACGCCCTGACCACGCGTCTGTCGCCTTTCGCCACGCCGGATTCCGGAGCGGCCGCCGTGCGCATCGACCCTGAGATCGGGGTGTTCCTGGCGGCGGCCGACGCGACGCCGGACAGCCGCCGGGCGCTGACCGAGCTGGACCGCCGCCATCCCGGCGGGGGGCTGGTCGAGCGCGAGGACGGGCCGATGGTCGACGTCCTGCCCGACGGCGCCGTGATCGCCGCGCGGGTCGGCCTGGTGCAGATGACGGCGACGGCCCTGACGCCCCTCGGCTTGGAAGGCCCGCGGCTGGACGACGTCATCGAGGTGCTGGACGAGGCTGACGCGCCGGCGATGCTGGCGCTGGCGACCCTGACGCGGCCTGGTCCCTTCCGCTCGCAGACGCGCAAGCTGGGTCCGTTCATCGGCGTCAAGCGCGAGGGCGAGCTGGTCGCCATGGCGGGGCGGCGGCTGCGGGTGGACGGTTTCACCGAACTGAGCGGCGTCTGCACCCACCCGGATCATCGCGGCCAAGGCTATGCGGCGGCTCTGTCGCGCGCGGTGGTCGGCGAGGTTTTGGCCTCCGGCGAGGCGGCCTTCCTGCACGCCTTCGCCGAGCATGAGGCGACGATCGCCTTCTATCGCGGCCTGGGATTTCAGGCCCGGGCGCGCATGACCTATACCTTGCTGGGCGAGGCTCAGGAGGAGCGGACATGA